The DNA sequence GGGTCCCCACCATGGCTTGAATCTGATGGTAATCCTCATACAGCGGCTTCTTGCTGGTCAGTGCGACGAGGCCACCCGGCGAGCTGCGGCCGTACAACACCGAAGAAGGCCCTTTGAGAATATCGATACGCTCGAGGAAGTAAGGGTCAACCTGCATGGTGCTGTAGGTCCCGCTGTCGCCCATGGACTTGAGACCGTCAAGGTAGATGTTATCCACAGAGCCGTCATTGAAGCCGCGCATGGCGACGTAGTCGTAGCGGTGGGTGGCGCCATAAGGGTTAGTCAGCACGCCGGGGGTATAGCGCATGGCCTGGGAGACGGTCTGCGAACCCTGGTCGTCCATCTGCTGGCGGGTGACCACCGACACCGATTGCGAGGTTTCCAGCAGCGCGGTACTGGTCTTGGTCGCGACCTGGCTATGGGTGGCGTTGTAGCCTTCCATGCTGCCCAGGGCGTTGCCCAGCGCAAAGCCGCGGATTTCCGTGTTTGGCAGCGCCATGGCTTCGCTCTGAGGCAGTGTTCGCAGCACGTAGCTGCTGCCATCCTGGCTGACGGCTTCAAGGCCGGAACCATTGAGCAGGTGGCTCAGCGCTTGATCGGCCGAATAAGTGCCGCTCAAACCCGGTGATTGCACGCCTCGGGTCAGCTCAGGCGTGCTGGAAAGGGTGATGCCTGCCTGCCGAGCGAATTGATTGAGGACCTCGTCCAGGGGGCCCGGCGCAATTTCATACCGGTGACTCACGCTGACGGCATCCTGCTGTGCCATGGCCATGAGGGGCAGGCTGCCGACACCCAGGGCGGTGCATAGAAAAGCTGCACGAATCGCTTTGGTCAGCAGGCTTCTGGAAGATGAATCTAAGATAGATCGAGAATCATTCGTTTGCGTGGGCTGTAGCGTGGACAAGAAGCAAGGCATTGTTAACTTCCGCTGAGTCGGTAAGGGCAGATAGGGTTGCTTACTGTCCAAGCCGGACTCATGAGAAAAACCCGCCAAATTATTTTTCGTTACCACTGTCTGGGCTCGAAGGCGGTCAGGTCATCCGTTCGAGCCGCACCCACCAGCGGGTGCGGTAATGCAGTTTGACCGGGAGGGTTTGTGGAAGTATCTGCAGCAGTTTTTCGGTGTCGTCCAGGCGGAACACACCTGATAACTGCAAATCGGCAATATCGTCGGCGCAACTCAGATGGCCATTGCGATAACGCCCGACTTCCGCCAGAAAGTCGGCCAGGCGCATGTTACGCGTGACGATCAGGCCATCGGCCCAGGCGCCGGCATCCATGTTCTGGGTCAACAATGGCGTGGCCGCTGTCGCGGTGACCTTGAACGCCTGCCCGGCCAGAACCCACTGCAGGCCGGTGCCGTCACTGTTGCCGGGCGAATGAATGGCCACTCGGCCTTCGCTGACACTGACCCGCGTGCAATCGCGCTCCTGGCGGACCATGAAGCGCCCGTTGAACCCTTCGAACAGTCCGTGTCGGGTACGCACCAGCAACGGGCGCCCAGGCGTTTGCGGATCGGCCCCGCAGGTCAGCATGAGCTCACCCTGTTTTAGCGCGACCAAGCGTTGCCGAGCGTCAAAGGTAAGGTCGGCAGCACTGCGGGTGTTGAGCTCCAGGCGTGACCCATCTGGCAGCTGGAAGGCGCGGCGCTCGCCGGTACCCGTTGCGAAATCCGAAGTCCATTGATCCCAGGGCGTGAGGTCTTTGCTGACCCATGCCGCGGAGCCGACCATCATTACGCCCGCGAGCATTTTCAAGGCCTGGCGCCGGCTCAGTCGCTGGGCGCTGGTCTCCAGGGTTTCAAAGGCAATGCTGGCCCCGGGTACGGCGCGCAAGTTGGTACTCAATTCCCGGTTGAGCGTTTGAACCCGTTGCCAGGCCCACTCGTGATCATGGTGGGCAGCGCGCCAGGAGTCGCATTGCTGGTGCAGCCGGGCATTGTCGCCATTGTTGCGCAGGCGCAGCATCCAATGGATGGCCTGCTTGACCACCAGGTGCTGTGGCTCCTGAGACTGGTGTTTCATTGAGCGGAGTCATAGCGCAGCAGGTAGCAATGGTAGAGCGCGTCGGCCACATAGCGCTCGACCGAGCGCAGGGAGATACCCATCTGCTCGGCGATCTGTTTATGTGTCAAACCTTCGCACTGAGCCAGCAGAAAAGCCCTACGTACTTTTGGTTTCAGGCCTTCGAGCATCCTGGCGATGCTTTCAAGCAGCTCAAGCAGCAGTTCACGGGTTTCCGGAGACGGCACGTCGGCCGGCGGCAGGTGCGCAAGCGCCTCAAGGTAGGCGCGGTGCAATTCTTCACGGCGCCAATGATCAATGACCAGGCCCCGGGCAACCGTACGCAGGAACGCCCGGGGGGCAGTCAACTCCAGGCGCTCGCTGCGTTGCAGTAAGCGCACGAAGGTATCCTGGGCGAGGTCCGCAGCATCGGCAGCATTGCCCAGCTTGCTGCGCAGCCAGGTGTTCAGCCAGCTGTGGTGATGGCTATAGAGCGATTGCACGGCGGACGCTTGAGAGGTCATGGATACGCGCTGCGGAAATGTCACAAATGATAATAAGTCGCATTGTCGAGATGCGCGGCACATTTTGCAACAGTTGATCCGCTCAACGGCCACCGTTGATCTCGATCAGCTCGAACTCACGGCGGGTGAACTCGCGCCAGTTCATCATGCTGGCGACCGTATTGTGCGGATCGTCACTGCCATACAGCGCCGTGAGCGGAACATTGAGCCGTTCGCCCAACCGATCCGACCATAGTTCTGTGAGTTTCAGGTCACAGCGCAAGGTTGGCTCGAGAGTTTGCAGAACGTTCTCTGCTTCTGGAAGAGCGAGCCCCAGGTCTCTGAACGCCTTGTCGAACTCGGGTTGCGGGAGTTCGTGCAGAAAGGGGCGGGGATGTTGGCTGTCAGGGCTGCGACAGGCGGAAACGAACAGATGTCGGGTCTGCCCCGGGTAGCGGACTTCGCACAGCTTGGCAATTTCGTAGGCCAGTTGCCCACCAAGGTTGTGGCCAAACAGGGCGTGAGGTTCGCTCAGGTAACGGCTGAGCAGGGTAAAGGTATCCTGGAGCAGGGGCGTCCATTCAGCGTATGGGGGTTCGTTAAGGCGTGAGCCGTGCCCCGGAAGTTTCACCGTGACCAGTTCGATGTGGTCGCCCAGGTCCTGTGACCAACTACGGAAATTTTCCGAATCACCGCCGGCGTAGGGGAAGCAGACCAGTCGAATTTTCGCCGGTTGACCGGAGTTCACGACCGTCAACCACTTGTTGTCATGAGCATGCACGGCATTTTCCCTGGCATGAGATCAAGCGCCCAAGCCGCTTCACTCCCGAAGGGTCGTCCGACTCAATGGTTTGCGGTGCCATTGTCCGAAAGTTTGTCCAGATAGTTTCTGATGGTATCCAGGCCTTTGTTCAGATGCCTCTTCAGAAGGTCGACGGCTTTATCGACATCCTTCTCCTGGGCGGCATCGGCCAGGGCGCGGTGGTCGTCCTGGGTCAGTTTGCCCAGCCCCATGGAGGAGAGATGAAATCGCAGGAAGCGCTCTTCCTGATTCAGCTCGTCTTCGATCAGGCGTAACAACTTGCGGTTCGGTGACTTTGAGTAGAGTGCCATATGGAACAGGCGATTGAACCGCCCGAGTTCGGCGTGACTGGTCTCATTTTCCAGCAGCTCGATGTAGTGGCGAGCCGCAGCAATATCCTCGGCATCGAGCAGCGGGATCGACTGACGCAAAGCCTCGGTTTCCAGGATGATGCGCAAGGCATAGATGTCCGCGGCATCTTCGCCGATCAAAGGCGCGACAACAGCGCCCTTGTGTGCGACCACCTGCAGCAATGACTGCGCTTCCAGCTGACGCAACGCTTCGCGCACGGGCATGCGGCTGACCCCGAACAGGGTCGCAAGCTCTTGCTGACGCAAAGCCGTTCCACTGGGCAGACGGCCATCGATGATGGCGTTGCGCAGCTTTTCCTCGATCACTGCGCGGGCCAGGTGTGGCTCGAGCTGTTCGCTGGGCAGAATGCGACTCAAGGGGCTGGATTTATCAGTCACGCTGTATCTACCTGAATAAAACGTGCGAAGGCGGATTCAGAGATCCTCTTCACCCTAGTTATTGCGTCAGTTCTTGTCAAAGATCGATAGGAAATCCTACCTGATACCATCGTGAACGAAGTATTTCACGAAAGGAAGCGGCCCGTTGATTCATCTCCAGGGGGTGCGTTTACTGACCGGTACAGGCATTGGTGCTAGCGTTGAGAGGGCGTATCGACGCTGACCGGATGACCTCAAGGCGACATTGTTGCTTGCTGGAACAAGTCCCACCATCCGTTCCCTACCCATCTGGTGGATTGCTCGCTTTGGCGACACATTGGACAGTGTTTTCGACCATTCGCCGGCTTGGTCTGGCCCTGCTGCTCGGCGGCTTGTTGCTGGGTGGCTTGCACGCGGACTGGAATTTCTCGCTGATCAGCGAGCATGCGCAAAAGTTGTACGGGCCGCTGGGTAAAGGCCAGCAGCGCATCGATGCCTGGCAGCGCCTGCTGTCTACCCAGAAGCAGATCTCCGAGCGCGAACAATTGACGGTGGTCAACCAGTTCTTCAACCGCCAGTTGCAGTACCGCGAGGATATCGATCTCTGGCATGAGGTCGATTACTGGTCCACCCCGGTCGAATCGCTCTGGAAGGGGGCTGGCGACTGTGAGGATTTTGCCATTGCCAAGTACTTCAGCCTGCGCCGTTTGGGCGTTCCCAGCGAGAATCTGCGCATTACCTACGTCAAGGCGCTGCAACAGAATCGGGCCCATATGGTCCTGACCTACTATGCAAGCCCCGAAGCCATGCCTTTGGTGCTCGATAGCCTGATCGATTCCATCAAGCCTGCCAATCAACGAACCGATCTGTTGCCGGTTTATGCATTCAACGGCGAAGGTCTATGGTTGACGGGAGCGACAGGCAATAAAAAGGTCGGCGACACAAAGCGCTTGTCGCGCTGGCAGGATCTCTTGAAAAAGATGCAGGGCGAGGGTTTTCCAGCCGAGCCGGTCTATTGAGGAGCACTGATGTCTCTGTTCAAACAGCTATTGATCGCCATCTGCCTGTTTCTGATCGTCGCCTTCAGCGGCAGTTTCATGGTCAGCCTGGAAAGCTCACGGGCTCAATACGTCAATCAATTGCGCTCCCATGCCCAGGACGGCGCCACGGCGCTGGCGCTGTCATTGACGCTGAATATCGATGATCCGGCGATGGTCGAGCTGCTGGTCAGCTCGATGTTCGATAGCGGCTATTACGCCAGCATCCGCGTCATCGACCTCACGACAGACTCGGCCATGCTCGAGCGCAATACGGTACCCGATAGCAATAGCGTGCCGGCCTGGTTCGTGAAATTGATCGGTCTGGAACCTGCCGGGGGCGATGCGATCGTCAGCCGCGGTTGGCAACAGGCTGCACGTGTGGAAGTGGTCAGCCACCCGATGTTTGCGCTGGCCAAGCTCTGGCAGAGCGCCTTGGGCAGCCTTGGCTGGTTGCTGCTGTGCGGAGCCTTGAGTGTGGTGCTCGGGGCGCTGCTGTTGAGGCGTCAGCTCAAGCCGCTCGATTACATGGTCGAACAGTCCCATGCCATTGCCCGCCGGGAATTTCTCAGCCTGCCGGAGCTGCCGCGTACTCCGGAACTGCGGCGGGTGGTGCAGGCCATGAACCAGATGGTCGAGAAGCTCAAGGCCTTGTTTCAGGAGCAGGCCGATCGCAGTGAGCGACTGCGGGTCGAGTCCTTTCAGGATCCGCTCACGGGGCTGGCCAATCGTCGCTATTTCGAGATGCAGCTCACCGCACGCGTCAGCAATCTGGAGGAAACTCGACCGGGTTACTTGTTGCTGCTGCGGGTCAATGACCTGGCCGGGCTGAACGCGCGACTGGGCGCGCAGCGGGCCGACCAGTTGCTGCAGGCTGTGGGTGAACAGCTGCAGCGCACCTGCGCCAGGTTCCCGGAAACCAGGAACCTGATTACCCGAAACCGTGGCGGAGAGTTCGCCGTACTGGCACCGGGCATGGTCCGGGAGGATGCCCTGCAACTGGTCCAGTCGCTGGAAAGTACCCTGGCCAGCCTGCAGGCCACCGGCGCGTCGGATGTGACGCCGGTTGCCTATATGGGGCTTGCGCACTTTAGCCCGCAGGATTCGCCGCAGACCCTGCTTACGCTGGCCGATGAAGCCCTGGCCCAGGCAAACAACCAGGGCGAGCCGAGCTGGCGGTGCCTTGAGGCAAGCCGCGCACCGAGTGTCGGCGATGACCATCATACCTGGCACGATCTGTTGGATCGGGCGCTCGATCAACAGCATTTCCAGCTGTTCTTCCAGCCCGTGGTTGCCAGCGCGGACCTTGAGCGCGTATTGCATTACAAAGTCCTCTCGCGCTTGCTTGACCCGCAGGGCTTTGCCATTCCCGCCGGACAGTTCCTGCCCTGGCTGGAGCGTTTCGGCTGGACCGCGCGCCTGGATTTGCTGGTGCTGGAATTGGTGCTCAAGCAAATGCAAAGTCATGAACAGGCCCTGGCCCTCAATCTCTCGGCTGCGACCCTGAACGATCCGCCGTCATTGCAGCGGGTCTATGAATTACTCGGCCAGAATGTGGGGCTCGGAGCGAGGTTGACCTTGGAGATTGGTGAAGAGCAGCTGCCCGAACAGTCCGTGCTGGAACAATTGACCCGACGCTTGCGCGCGCTGGGTTTTGGCTTGAGCCTGCAACGGTTTGGTGGGCGCTTCAGCATGATCGGCAATCTGACCAATCTGGGGCTGGCTTACCTGAAGATCGATGGCAGCTACATTCGGGCCATCGACCAGGAGAATCACAAGCGCTTGTTCATCGAGGCCGTCCAGCGAGCCGCACACAGCATCGACCTGCCGTTGATCGCCGAGCGTGTGGAAACCGAAGGTGAACTGCAGGTCATTCGTGAAATGGGCATTCAAGGCGTTCAGGGCCGGCTTGTCGGGGAGCCGGCGCCCTGGACCTGATCTGTTCAGAGCAGGCCTTTTTCATCGTCATCGATCAGACGAGTCAGCCCTCCCAGACCTTCGCGGGCCTGGGAGCGGTCCATCAATTTGGCCTGTGCGGCGGGCGGCAGGTCGGTAACCCGGATAACTCCCTTGGCCGTCAGCACCTGAATCAAGTCGTCCAGCACACGGATCATTTCCAGGTCGCTCTGCTTGAGCTGTCGCAGGCTGTTTTCGACCCTGGCATTGGAATACCAGGCCTGGATTTCAGCGTGGTCCGTTGCTAGCGTTTCTGTGAAGCCAGCGTAGGCTGCGGTTTCTACACGAATCAATTGGCCTTGTGCATCGCGTTGCACGTAGAACATCGGACTTCCCTCATGAATATGAACCACCGGCTCTATGCTCAGAGCAGCATAGGCCAATCTGGCGCCTGGTCGATGCCGATATCGTTAGCGTAGGGCGTTTGCAGGTCGCGCTCCGGAATCTCCCAGATAACCAGGCGTGGCGGCGTCTGTTTGAACGCCGGGCTATCGAAGTAGGCCTTGGCAGCGCCTGAAAACTCGCCACCATCCTTGGCGAAGTTACCGACCGGGGCCCCGAGCGCAAGTTGCAGGAACCCGGCAAAGTTGGAATTGCGCGAAAAGGACGTGCCAATCAATGCGGTATTGGGCAGGTTATCGTCGCCAAACAAGTCATCGAGGCTATCCGAACCGCTCGCAGGTGCTTCGATCCGTTCTTTGATCTGGGTCTGCGCGACCACTTCGATTGCCGGCTGCAGCGACAGGGGCAACCAATCGATTCCAGACAACCGAACCAGGTCCCCTGGGCGCGGGGCGGCCGGTGCATGACTGACATCGAAGACTTTTTGCGGGGTTGGCGTGATACCCAATGCACGGGTTTGTTGGACGATGGCGCGGGCGGCGCTCTGGGCCCCGCTTTCACTCCAATGGGTATCGGTTTGCAAGTAGGC is a window from the Pseudomonas sp. LS1212 genome containing:
- a CDS encoding GntR family transcriptional regulator, whose product is MTDKSSPLSRILPSEQLEPHLARAVIEEKLRNAIIDGRLPSGTALRQQELATLFGVSRMPVREALRQLEAQSLLQVVAHKGAVVAPLIGEDAADIYALRIILETEALRQSIPLLDAEDIAAARHYIELLENETSHAELGRFNRLFHMALYSKSPNRKLLRLIEDELNQEERFLRFHLSSMGLGKLTQDDHRALADAAQEKDVDKAVDLLKRHLNKGLDTIRNYLDKLSDNGTANH
- the lapG gene encoding cysteine protease LapG, which encodes MTSRRHCCLLEQVPPSVPYPSGGLLALATHWTVFSTIRRLGLALLLGGLLLGGLHADWNFSLISEHAQKLYGPLGKGQQRIDAWQRLLSTQKQISEREQLTVVNQFFNRQLQYREDIDLWHEVDYWSTPVESLWKGAGDCEDFAIAKYFSLRRLGVPSENLRITYVKALQQNRAHMVLTYYASPEAMPLVLDSLIDSIKPANQRTDLLPVYAFNGEGLWLTGATGNKKVGDTKRLSRWQDLLKKMQGEGFPAEPVY
- the lapD gene encoding cyclic di-GMP receptor LapD; amino-acid sequence: MSLFKQLLIAICLFLIVAFSGSFMVSLESSRAQYVNQLRSHAQDGATALALSLTLNIDDPAMVELLVSSMFDSGYYASIRVIDLTTDSAMLERNTVPDSNSVPAWFVKLIGLEPAGGDAIVSRGWQQAARVEVVSHPMFALAKLWQSALGSLGWLLLCGALSVVLGALLLRRQLKPLDYMVEQSHAIARREFLSLPELPRTPELRRVVQAMNQMVEKLKALFQEQADRSERLRVESFQDPLTGLANRRYFEMQLTARVSNLEETRPGYLLLLRVNDLAGLNARLGAQRADQLLQAVGEQLQRTCARFPETRNLITRNRGGEFAVLAPGMVREDALQLVQSLESTLASLQATGASDVTPVAYMGLAHFSPQDSPQTLLTLADEALAQANNQGEPSWRCLEASRAPSVGDDHHTWHDLLDRALDQQHFQLFFQPVVASADLERVLHYKVLSRLLDPQGFAIPAGQFLPWLERFGWTARLDLLVLELVLKQMQSHEQALALNLSAATLNDPPSLQRVYELLGQNVGLGARLTLEIGEEQLPEQSVLEQLTRRLRALGFGLSLQRFGGRFSMIGNLTNLGLAYLKIDGSYIRAIDQENHKRLFIEAVQRAAHSIDLPLIAERVETEGELQVIREMGIQGVQGRLVGEPAPWT
- a CDS encoding sigma-70 family RNA polymerase sigma factor, which produces MTSQASAVQSLYSHHHSWLNTWLRSKLGNAADAADLAQDTFVRLLQRSERLELTAPRAFLRTVARGLVIDHWRREELHRAYLEALAHLPPADVPSPETRELLLELLESIARMLEGLKPKVRRAFLLAQCEGLTHKQIAEQMGISLRSVERYVADALYHCYLLRYDSAQ
- a CDS encoding FecR domain-containing protein, encoding MKHQSQEPQHLVVKQAIHWMLRLRNNGDNARLHQQCDSWRAAHHDHEWAWQRVQTLNRELSTNLRAVPGASIAFETLETSAQRLSRRQALKMLAGVMMVGSAAWVSKDLTPWDQWTSDFATGTGERRAFQLPDGSRLELNTRSAADLTFDARQRLVALKQGELMLTCGADPQTPGRPLLVRTRHGLFEGFNGRFMVRQERDCTRVSVSEGRVAIHSPGNSDGTGLQWVLAGQAFKVTATAATPLLTQNMDAGAWADGLIVTRNMRLADFLAEVGRYRNGHLSCADDIADLQLSGVFRLDDTEKLLQILPQTLPVKLHYRTRWWVRLERMT
- a CDS encoding tryptophan synthase subunit beta, which gives rise to MFYVQRDAQGQLIRVETAAYAGFTETLATDHAEIQAWYSNARVENSLRQLKQSDLEMIRVLDDLIQVLTAKGVIRVTDLPPAAQAKLMDRSQAREGLGGLTRLIDDDEKGLL
- a CDS encoding thioesterase II family protein, with product MHAHDNKWLTVVNSGQPAKIRLVCFPYAGGDSENFRSWSQDLGDHIELVTVKLPGHGSRLNEPPYAEWTPLLQDTFTLLSRYLSEPHALFGHNLGGQLAYEIAKLCEVRYPGQTRHLFVSACRSPDSQHPRPFLHELPQPEFDKAFRDLGLALPEAENVLQTLEPTLRCDLKLTELWSDRLGERLNVPLTALYGSDDPHNTVASMMNWREFTRREFELIEINGGR